The following is a genomic window from Choloepus didactylus isolate mChoDid1 chromosome 5, mChoDid1.pri, whole genome shotgun sequence.
CTTCTATTTGGCAAGGAGAACTTATGTGCCATCCCCAATGCCCCGGGTACCTACAATTACTATTgaataataatttctttaaaaactggtaaaaagggacaaaaagatgCAGCAACATGGCTGAAACTCCAAAACATGGTAAGTGAAAGGGCTTTACACAAGAGTATATAATATGTAATTGCATTTACAGTAAGTTTTAGAACAGTAGAATATGCAGAAGAACAATTCAGAAATGTGATTGCCTGTGGCAGGGCTGGGGGACATGGAGAGGGGCCCTGGGATGACATAACCGTCCACGTCCACAGAGGGGCCTGGGTCACTCAGGTGTCTGAATTTGTTCAAGCTCACTGAATAAGTACACTTAGATTTGTGCCTTTTTTACAGAATGAAAATTTCACCTCCAAAAAGAGAACTGTAAACAAATAATGAACCCAAGTTAATGATGTACTCACTGAAGTGTTGAAAGGTGAAGTGCATGGATGTGTGAAAATTGCCTTTAATATGTCAAAATAAGAAGATGGGTTGATGGGACAGGCAGAGATTTGGCCAGATGGAGAGACACGGACTAAAACTAACAGAGCAAGGTGCTTGCTGTCGAATCCAGGTACAGCTGCCTGGGTGCTCTCAATAGAATCCTGTCATCTTTTCTGTGGATTTGAAGTGGTTtgtaataaaataggaaaaaaggacaattaaaaaagtttttaaacaggtcactgttttaaaaagttaactggCAAATTGGTACATATTCTGACCTGGATCATCATGAACCTTTCCTTTTGCCAAGGAAAGGGAGCAAGGGTTCGCCTGGGAAAGACCATAAGGGGTTGTCGGTGTGTTCTCCACCCTCAGGGTCCCCGACTGGGCCATGCCACAGGGAAGACGCTGCCCGGATGCAGGCGTGTCCAGGCCCGTGAGGCAGCCTGAGCTCCTCAGAGCCAGTGGAGAGGAGTTTGCTAGTGCTCCAGTTTAGGAAAAACATCGAGTGCAATGTTTTTGGTTTCTCAGTGAAGACTGAAGGCGGCATGAGCCTTGCAGAAGGGACACAGTGTGGTAATCAGGAAGCTGCTATCAGGTACTTCCCAGAGCGCCTTCCCGGGCCCCACGTTACGGCCAAAGGCACTTTTGTGAGCTGGGAGATGACGTATCCCACCCACTCCAAATTGCCACCAAGAGAAAGAACTAGTTTGCTACAtgtgttttccaaaattctttctttcatttttttaaaacccattttAAGGAAGACATGAGATTTGGGACACTGGTTCCATAGCCCCATAGAGGGTGGGGGGAGTTGGTACTTTTTTAACTAAGCTACAGCTCTTCTCTGGGGATTATAAATAAGCAACAGTGTACACTCTGAGCATCTCTGACTGCTTAAAAAAAGGGGGTGAGGGGGCATAGGAGTAGAATTTTGAGGAACAGCACACATGGAGAGTTGGTGCATGAACCATGGGCAACTGTGTCTCTTTATGGGGACAGCACACACAGGCTGCTTTCTTTACGGGCAGGGCCTTGCCAAAGATTCAAGCAGGAGTGTCTGGTGAACTGGAGTATCGATAGTTTTAGGGCGTGAAGCACACATACACTTGGGGGAGGGAAAGTCTCTCAAGATGACAACCATCCCAGGAATGACAGAAATGTCTCACTTCTGGACAAAATAATAGAACTACAAATTGGGACACTTTGGGGTGAGTCCCTTATAAAGAAAGAGCTGCTGGTGAAGGAAGTGAAAACAACCCTGGCAGAACATCTGAATTACTCCATAAACTGAAAGAGGAAGGGCTGGGGTGACAGGGGGCCCTGGGGCAGCTGGACCTTGAACTGCTGTCCTGTGGAGACAGCCTTTGGGGGCAGCAGAGGACCACACCCAGCCACAGCCAGGACAGTCCCAGTGCTGCCAGGGGCTGTGGGCAAGCCCAGGAAAAAGAGTGCTCAGCCCAGCACCCACCGCGGTGCAGGACAAGGCCGGCCAGAGTGGCAAGGTGGACCAGACCAGAGGGGCTTTCACACTAAAACCCCGTGGCTTCCCCCAACTCCTCATCACCGGGTCACCAGGTCACCGGATCACAGGGTCACAACTGAGGCTGGAAGTGCCTTCAGCAAACATCCTAAGTATCAAAGCTAGGCCCTGAGCTCTGTGCTAGGAGAGGCAGCTCCTGGCCTTCCAGAGCACTCAGCCTGCAGGGGACCCAGCCAGGGGGCCGGCGTGGCGAGTGCTGCGAGGGGAAGCACAGAGGGCCCCACAGCACCGGGAGCGGGGTACTGACAGCGCACAGGGCCACTGGTGCAGGGAGGGCACGCCCCACACGCCCTCACCTGCCCTTTGCTCCCCCTGCACTCCACTCTCATTCAACTCTTAGCATCCCCTCTGAGCCCTCCCTCTCCCAGTGCACAACTGGGCCCTCATCCCCCCACCTCTTGGTTCTCCAGGGCCACACTCTGCTCCCACGCCCACCACTGCACACAGTCTTCCACGTCCCTCTCCCAGAGGCAGTCCCTGCGCATCTCCAATCTACTAGGCCACACACCCTTAGGAGATTCGAGTATGGACTGCTTTCACAGTATGAGAAAAAGATCCCATTAAAActctataaaaaataaacaacagcaaaataaaaagttcGGATGACATCACTCTTCTCCTCAAACCATCTCAGTGCGTCTGCTTCCCACAGAACCCACTGTGCACGCCTCACTGGATGAGGTGGGAGGCCCACTGGCTGCCCAGGCCCGTGCGTCCTGTCCATGTGCTCCCTGACCTACACCTCCCCGGCTGGGGTCCCACCCAGGGGGTCACTCAGCCCACAGGCTCCTCAGCCTCAAATACTTTTTCCTCCTATCAAAGTTTTCTTCAGAAGAGTCTTTCAGGCCACCAAGTGCTCCGTCCTGGCCTCTATCACGCACTAGCTTCACCCTATCTGATTCTGCATGTTTCAACTGTGAAATCCCAGAAAGCCTTCTGCATCCCTGTATTCCCCACCCAGCTTAGAACTATTCTTGGATCATAGCATGTCCTCAAAGCATAGTTTTgttaaatagaaaaacaaatgcattttATGTTCAGGTGAGTTTTATCAATCCGAACTGTACAAGAAGATAACAGATAGCTGAAGAAAAGGATAGGCATTCTAGAGGAGCAATGCACAATCCCTGGAAATAAAAGTTTAGGGAGTTGGTTACAGCTGACATGGGCAGACTGGCTATATGtagacacatatatatacatgtaggCATATTCCAAGCTCAGGGCAGAAGCGGCGGCAAACCTTTACTGATTATTTCTGTACCACCTGTATTTCAAGATGGTGACCCGGGCACACACACCACTACATGCCCTGCCACGTCAATTCCTCCGAAAGgatgaaaaatacatgaaaagaaaaaatccacaacaCTATAAAAAGGGTGCTAACAATCAATTGACTGGATTTGGCCCAGGAGAAGTACCTCAAAGGGCACTGGACAAGGAGTTAAAAGACCTTGGGTTCAAGTCCTGACCCTGCCAGTTATGGCTTATATGACTTCAAGCAACTTACTTAATCTCTTCCCTGTTAAACTGGGGACATCAATTCCTAATTCATACAGGTCTCACATCCATTACTAACTCACAGGGTTCCAGAAAGGATCAGCTGAAATAACACTGGGCTTTGCAAATGGTATGTGGCTAGACATATCTACATAATTATTAACTACAATGGTTTCCACAACATCCTGAGATTTATGACACACTTCCAGGGGAGGGTAAGCAGGCTACCCACCCGGGACGTTTGTTGCACCTGGAACTCACAGCCAATTTTCTCTCTGTAGCTGGACTCAGGTGGCGAGTCAGGTCATGAGGcaggtaattaaaaaaacaaggggTGGGTGGTGTTAAGTAATATCTCGTGACAGTTTTATGTAGCAGATTTTCCTATCCCAAACCTTTAACCCCAGCTTCCTCCAAGACTCTCTTCACCAAAGGCAGGCCCTCCTCACCTTCAGGGGATACCTGGCCTGCAGCTCGCAAGGAGGGCATGTTACCTGGGCATCGGCTATGTCGACGAAGTTGTACTTGTCGGTGAGGTGGAGATAGTGAACGTCAAAAGGAGTGCCAAGGGCCTCCTGCGCCTCGGGGTGGCTCCGCAGCTGCTCCAACGCCATCTGGTAATACGAAGCCCTGGAAAAAGTTTCTGTTGGAAAagagttatttgtttgtttgtttttccttttccttttttgaacTTGAGTCTCTATACAAAGTTAAATAATACAGTTCACATATGGGATGGAAGCAGAAATGTGAAATTGATGGATGGAAGAAAAATTAGGGACCCTCTGCTCTAAATTCTTCATGTTACAGACTTCAAAACCACAGCCTGGAGAGGCAGTGTCTGCAGGGATGTGGTGGATGGCCTGGGGCAAGAAGACATGACTCTTCTGActcaatttcttcctcttctaacTAAGTGGTATGGTATGACGGGATATTCTCAAAGTTCCTTTCGGTTCTAAAACCCTGTGACTCCATGACAAGGCGGAGCTGGGGCCAGCATCTAGGACTCGTGCCTTCAGAACACTGCTCATTCCACTAGGATGAGCTGATGGACCAGTACAAAACAGACCACAACATCCACACCAAAGCCCACAGGCtgagaaaacaggaaaggaaagtgCTCATCTGGCACCTTCACAGATTGCAGCCAACATTTCATGCAGATAAAATTGATCAACTACTCTGTTAGCCCAAAGGCTGCTGGGAACCCCAGGAAGCACCTCCCTGAAGTGCAGGCCCAGTGGCCAGGCTGCTCATAAGCTGCTGCCCAGGAGCAGGCTGCAGGCAAGGCTGCCAGGTGggaacagaaagaggaagggcagaaGGTGGGTGGCAGGGAGAGCTCAACTTTATTGCATGATTTTTACAGCTGGGCACTGTTCTAAATAGTTCCTGATTCCCATGACAATGCAAAGGCAATGTCATATCCCTCACTGCACAGAGAGGTGACTGAGAACCAGGAAAGTAAAGGCCCTCACCCAAGGCCATTATATAGCTAGCCAAGGGCTGGAGCTGGGATCCAACCCAGGGAGCAGGCTACAGACTCATGTTGTCAAACACCCCACTGTTCTGCCTTTGTTTGCAGTTCCTAAAGCAAAAGAGGCTGTCAGACCAGAAGGCTGATGCTGGGGCCCTAAAATGCATCCATTCCCATCGGGGTCCCACCCTGGCTGGCTGGCAGAGGGGAGAAGAGGCTGAGTTTGTCCAGTCAGAATCCTCCCTGGGAGtgctcctccctgaccacctcgGGGGCCTTGGGGCCAACTCTGAGGCAGGTGGGGCATAAAGGGTGGGAAGGATGCCAGGCTCTGCCGTCCTGCCTGCTGGTGACACTCCTCTCACTTCCTGGGAGGAAGCTCCAGTGCTGCCGAGTCAGAGTGAGAAGCCGAGCAGGGCAGGCACAAAGGAGACTCAAAGAAAGTCTGCCCAGAAAACACTGTGGCTGTTTTGCCACCAGTTGCAGAGAAATGACCCTAAATGCCTTGGCCGCTGACAATAATTGTGGCCTGTCTTTACAAATTCAAATTTGGGGGCAGCGGGGCTGGACACAGCATCTGTCAGGACTTTGCCGTCCTGGGctcacttttattttctcctctccccAGAGTCCCCTGTCTGAGTCCCCTCCTCCATTAAATCACCAGCAGAGAATGGCAGGGCAGACAGGCTGGTACACTTGAGACACAGCCAAAGTTCTCCCCACCTGTGAACCATCTGGTATTCCCCTTCCCTCTGTTCTTGctttataaaatctcagaaaTCTTGATGGATACCCTGTGTGTGCCCCAGAGGGAAAGCCCCATCTTGCTTTGCAACAATCCTGGTCCTTTTTTTTTGCACTTGTAGCTCCTCAAAAAACTGGGATTGTACGATATGGAGGAAGCCATAGCAAACAGAATGGTGTACTGGCTGCAGAAAACACAAGCCTCTGCTCCCTCCTCTCATCTGCAGAAAGCATCTGAACTATCTCCCTCAATGGAGGGGCAGGAGCAGGAGGATTTAGGGGGTCCCAGCCTTGGGCGGGTCCAGAGAGACACTTACTCTGTATAAAGTAATACAGGAGGGCGCAGCTCCCACTGGCCACTGCGCCAGTGACCAGGACCAGTTTTCCCAGGGGCACTGACATCCTGCTTCCTGGagtcttaaaaacaaaaga
Proteins encoded in this region:
- the LOC119534615 gene encoding cytochrome c oxidase assembly factor 1 homolog isoform X3 — encoded protein: MTPGSRMSVPLGKLVLVTGAVASGSCALLYYFIQKTFSRASYYQMALEQLRSHPEAQEALGTPFDVHYLHLTDKYNFVDIADAQLKIPVSGSKSEGFLYVSSARDAPFKRWHLQEVFLELKDGQQIPVFKLSGGNGDEVKKE
- the LOC119534615 gene encoding cytochrome c oxidase assembly factor 1 homolog isoform X4; translation: MSVPLGKLVLVTGAVASGSCALLYYFIQKTFSRASYYQMALEQLRSHPEAQEALGTPFDVHYLHLTDKYNFVDIADAQLKIPVSGSKSEGFLYVSSARDAPFKRWHLQEVFLELKDGQQIPVFKLSGGNGDEVKKE